From Daphnia pulicaria isolate SC F1-1A chromosome 4, SC_F0-13Bv2, whole genome shotgun sequence, one genomic window encodes:
- the LOC124336969 gene encoding probable arginine--tRNA ligase, mitochondrial codes for MASSLRHSLTTKVLQSLRCINNIVLPEETLLNSALQVNPSSSKNRIELQLPLYSVIGQGDSHVDKKSMFRRGGEIVKGFATDETVTGISLSPPESKNLFVNFHLDISHYCRDLLFDILGTHEEEYVSKKLFSVPKDQIIVEFSSPNIAKPFHVGHLRSTIHGNFLSNLFTALGHNVKRLNYLGDWGTQFGLLQFGLDQGWFSWDEISKNPIRSLLEIYVKANAMAEKDESVSAAARSLFQRLESGDQELSKNWAEIRQHTVTELRQTYARLGVKFDEFNWESQYGIKESAKVLSILEKSGHLVTKAGEGTKVVRLNEKKMVTLVKSDGSSLYLTRDVAAAIDRWGEFPFRRMLYVVDNAQSDHFVALKSILSLMDHAWASNIEHVKFGRIKGMSTRKGTIVFLSDLLDEAHARMKAKQITSQNTRVNVEENPQITDILAVSAVIINDLKQRRQRDYVFNWDDALQDKGDTGIRLQYTHSRLHSLEKMCGVCLPEDLDSLDTSLIQEQELIDLMRDLGRFHQVLQDSYIHLEPCTLVRYLFDLSHSLGVALKTIPVKSQDTELAQVRLAIFSASKRVLSIGLKILGLQPLEEM; via the exons ATGGCTTCCTCTCTGAGACATTCTCTCACAACCAAG GTTTTGCAAAGTCTGAGGTGCATCAATAATATTGTGCTACCAGAAGAAACTCTACTTAACAGTGCCTTACAAGTCAATCCAAGTTCAAGTAAAAATCGAATTGAATTGCAGCTTCCTCTTTACTCTGTGATTGGACAAGGAGATAGTCATGTGGACAAGAAGTCGATGTTTCGAAGAGGTGGTGAAATTGTAAAAGGATTTGCGACAGATGAAACCGTAACTGGCATCTCTTTGTCTCCCCCAGAATCAAAAAacctttttgtaaattttcatcTTGACATCAGTCACTACTGTCGAGATTTACTGTTTGATATTCTAGGCACCCacgaagaagaatatgtttccAAGAAGCTGTTTTCTGTACCAAAAGACCAAATAATTGTCGAGTTTAGTTCCCCAAATATTGCCAAGCCCTTTCATGTTGGTCATTTGAGATCAACTATCCATGGCAACTTTCTTTCTAATCTTTTCACTGCTCTGGGTCATAATGTCAAACGACTTAACTATCTGGGTGATTGGGGAACTCAGTTTGGGCTTCTCCAATTTGGGCTTGATCAAGGCTGGTTTAGTTGGGATGAGATATCAAAGAACCCTATTCGTTCGCTACTAGAAATATATGTAAAGGCCAACGCTATGGCCGAGAAGGACGAAAGCGTTTCCGCAGCAGCGCGCAGTCTGTTCCAAAGGTTAGAGAGTGGCGACCAAGAATTATCGAAAAACTGGGCCGAGATTCGACAGCACACTGTGACTGAATTGCGCCAAACATATGCTCGTTTGGGAGTTAAATTCGACGAATTCAACTGGGAGTCCCAATACGGGATCAAGGAGTCGGCCAAAGTTTTGTCCATATTGGAAAAGTCTGGCCATCTTGTTACAAAAGCCGGCGAAGGAACGAAAGTCGTCcgattaaatgaaaaaaagatggtTACATTGGTCAAAAGTGATGGTTCCAGTTTGTACCTAACGAGAGATGTGGCCGCAGCCATCGACCGATGGGGGGAATTCCCTTTTCGACGGATGCTCTACGTAGTCGATAACGCCCAGTCTGACCATTTTGTAGCTCTCAAAAGTATTCTCAGTCTTATGGATCATGCGTGGGCGAGCAACATTGAACATGTCAAATTCGGCCGTATTAAAGGCATGTCGACTCGAAAGGGCACGATAGTTTTCCTTAGCGATTTGTTGGACGAAGCCCACGCAAGAATGAAAGCCAAGCAAATTACCAGCCAAAATACAAGAGTCAACGTCGAAGAAAATCCGCAAATCACGGATATTCTAGCTGTATCCGCCGTCATCATCAACGATCTCAAGCAACGAAGGCAAAGGGACTACGTTTTTAATTGGGATGACGCCCTTCag GACAAAGGAGACACTGGTATCCGGCTGCAGTACACACATTCCCGACTGCACAGCCTTGAGAAAATGTGTGGAGTCTGTTTACCAGAGGATCTCGATAGCCTGGATACTAGTTTGATTCAAGAACAGGAgttgattgatttgatgaggGATTTGGGCCGATTCCACCAAGTGCTGCAGGATTCGTATATCCATCTCGAGCCGTGCACTCTAGTCCGTTATCTCTTCGATTTAAG TCATTCACTTGGCGTAGCGCTCAAGACCATACCCGTCAAGAGTCAAGACACTGAATTGGCTCAAGTCCGCCTTGCAATATTTTCCGCCTCCAAACGTGTCTTGAGTATTGGCCTAAAAATCCTCGGTCTTCAACCTCTCGAAGAAATGTAA